The DNA segment ACAATCTCCTTcctcttgatcctgaaattgaatgAACACTTTATAGAGTGAGGAGGGAAGTCGAAGCTAGAATTAGAattgaaagagagttggacatcatagttcaaccacagccaatAGAGATGGCAGGTAATAAAGAGCACGCGGTAATTGAAGCCGCAAGGCCcaatcttgctaatatgactcaggctattgtgaagcctgatatcACAGGGCACTTTGAACTCAAACAATACATGGTCAGCTGATCCAGTCCATAGGGCAATATGtgggtctatctcatgaagacccacaGAGGCTCATTCAGAATTTCTTGGAAATTACGGACACTTACAATTATCCGAACatttccaaggactatgtcaggctgacACTTTTCCCCTTTTCACTGCTCGGGGAAGCTAAGGAATGGTTGCAGAAGGTGCCCGCGAACTCAATccgcacttgggatgatctagcaaggaaattcttaatcaagttttccCCTACTAAGAAGACAAAGTCATTGAGAAGTCAGATTCTTGGGTTCAAACAACGGGATGGCGAGACACTTCGTCAAGcatgggaaagatacaagaagcTACTCAGAGACTGCCCACATCATTGTCAGACTGACGAGGTATTGGGTTACACTTTTGTTGATGGTCTAGATGATGCATcgaagatgaatcttgattcagcttgtgggggTAGTTGCATGGCTAGACCGTATAGTGAAATCCAACTCCTACTAAATaacttcactgctaatgatcataattggtAAGGTGATGGTGATTCACGAAGGACAATTAAGCAAAAAGCAGCCGGATTGATTGAGCTTGATGACTTTTCAGTCATGAGAGCCGATATAGAAAAATTGGCAAATTAGATGAATATAATGACAATACAGCAAACACAACCGATGCAACATGTACAACAAATGTCTATTTGCTGCGAACTATGTTGCGACAATCATATGAGTGACATGTGCCCCACAAATCCTGAATCCATATACTATGTGGGGCAATAGAGCAGAGGTCCAATGAATCAGCATGTGCAATATAGGAACACTTACAATCCAAATTGGAAGAATCATCCCAACTTCTCATGGGGTGGAAATCAGCTGAATCAGAATCAttatagaccccaaggaaatttcaATCAACCTCAGAAGCCACCCCAACAAATGGAAGAGAGTACAAATGATTTGCTAAAGAAGTTGTTGCTTGACAATCAACAACTCAGGACCGATTTCAGAAATCTTGAGAGGCAAATGAGGCAGTTAGCAACAAATCAAAGTACTAGACCTGCAGGCGCTCTCCCCAGTGATACAGAGAAGAACCCTCAAGTGAATGCAGTTACACTCAGAAATGGGAGGGAACTAGAGGAAGTGccatagaaaagaaaatacaagccCATACCTGAGGGAGAGTTGATCCTTAAGGCGACACACGAATCAAAGAATAAGGATGCAATTCCAGAGCTAGTGGAGGCTTCAAGGCCACCACTACCTTTCCcccaaagattgcagaaaaagaatgatgatcgcatgttcagcaaatttctctctatgttgagccaGGTTCAATTAAATATTCCACTGGTAGATGTGTTTTGTGAAATTCCAAAGTATGCTAAGTACATAAAATATATAGTGGCTCAAAAAAGAATATTGATGAAATTTGagacagttgcacttactgaggagtgcacttcaagggtccaaaacaagctccctcaaaagcttaaggatcctggcAGCTTCACAATCCCTATACGaattggtaatattgatgtgggtCGTGCTCTTTGCAATTTGGGGGAGAGCATAAATCTGATACCCTTATCCTTGTTCAAGCAATTGGATCTGGGAGCTCCAAGACCAACTACTGTGATGTTGCAGCTGGCTGATAGGTCGATAACACACCCTGAGGGGGTGATCGAAGATGTGTTGCTGCAAATTGGGAAATTTATCTTCCCTGCAGACTTCATTATCTTAGATTATGAAGCTGATGAACTGGTTCCAATCATATTAGGGCGACCTCTCTTGGCTACTGGTGATGCAATTCTTAAAGAGAGAGAGGGAAAAATGATTTTGAGGGTGGATGACGAGGAAACAGTCTTTAATGTCTACAAAGCAATCCAACTTCCCTGCCACTATGAGTAGCTCTCAATGATATATGTTGTTGAGGCGGATGAGCAAATTCATGACACAAGTGTATATCTAGACGATTCTCTAGAGAAAGCACTTATGTTGTTCGATAGCCTGGAGATTGatgatgaggttgaggagatgatgcATATCCTAGATACATCTTGTGCTTACATGCAGGGGATACACCCCTTTGAGCCCTTGAATATGACagatgggcctcctccaaaaccatcaattgaggaggcTCCAAAATTGGAGCTTAAATCCCTGCCCCCTCACCTTCAATATGCGTATTTGGGTGATTCTGACACATTACTTGTTATTGTTTCTTCTGACTTGTCTAAATTGCAGAAAGAGAAGCTGTTGAGAGTGATACGTGAGCACAAGCGAGCACTTGGGTGGACAATGTCTGACATTAAGGGCattagtccagctttttgcatgcataaaatcctcatggaggacggACACAAGCCAAGTGTAGAGTAACAACGCCGACTAAATCCAATCATGAAAGAGGtcgtaagaaaagaagtgattaagtggcctgatgcaggtattgtatttccaatctCGAATAGCAAATGGGTAAGCCCGTTCAATATGTACCTAAGAAAGGGGGGATGACTGTAGTGATTAATGAAAATAATGACTTGATTCCCACAAGAACTGTCactgggtggaggatttgcatagattatagaaaattgaacaaTGCCACCCGAAAGGACCACTTTCCCCTCccctttattgatcaaatgcttgatagattagctgtCCAGGAATACTATTGTTTCTTAGATGGTTATtcggggtataatcagattgCTGTAGCCCCAGAAGACCAAGAGAAAACCATATTTACGTGTCCGTATGGCATATATGCGTTCAAgagaatgccctttggtctcTGTAATGCACCTgcaacttttcaaaggtgtatgatggctattttttcTGACATGGTTGAAAGATTTGGAGAAGTGTTCATGGATAATTTTTCCGTGTTTGGGGTGCTCTTTTGATaaatgtttaatgaatcttgataaAGTGCTTGCTAGATGTGAAGAGACGAACCTGGTTCTAaactgggaaaaatgtcatttcatggtgcATGAAGGTATAGTTTTGGGGCACAAGGTGTCCAAAAATGGTTTGCAGATGGACAAAGTAAAGGTGGAAGCGATTGAAAAATTGCCCCCACCGACGTTCGTCAAAGTCATTCACAGTTTCTTGGGCCATGTAGGTTTTTATCGTCATTTCATTAAAGATTTTTCGAAAGTCTTttctcctttgtgcaggcttcttgagaaagatgtccccttcaagtttgatgatgcctGTCTGAAAGCATTTGAGGAGCTGAAGGGAAGGCTAGTGACTTCAGCAATTATCATTGCTCCGGAttgggagcaaccatttgagtTGATGTGCGATGCGAGTAACATAGCtattggagctgttttggggaAAAGGAGAAATAAAATCTTTCACTCCATCTACTATGCGAGTAAAACTCTTAATCCAGCCCAAATGAGCTACATAATTACAAAAAAAGGGTTGCTTGCAGTGGTGTAGGCGTTTGACAAGTTCAGATCTTATCTAGTGGGGACCAAAGTCATCGTCTACACAGATAATTCAGCTATCAGATAGTTGTTTGAAAATAAAAATGCCAAGTCGAGGTTGATTCGTTGGGTACTCCTCCTGTAAGAGTTTGACTTAGAGATCTGATATCAAAAAGGGACAGAGAATCAAGTGGCTGATCACTTGTCCAGATTAGAAAATTGGAGCCATGTGGCTGAAGGGgggtcaatcaaagaaacatttccAGATTAGCAGTTATTGGCAATCACCTCAAGTGAAGCCCCATGGTATGCAGATTATGTAAATTTTATTGCAAGTAGGGTGACACCACCAGAATTGACACCCGATAATAGAAGAAGGTTCTTACATGATGTGAGGCTCTACATGTGGGATGAGCCATTCTTATACAGGCTATGCGCAGATTAGTTGGTGCGAAGATGTGTTCCTGAGgaagagatgaatgcaatattgcagGACTGTCATGCTTCACCACACGGAGGACATCACGGTGGAGATAGAACCGCCCAGAAAGTTTTACAATCAGGTTTCTATTGGCCAAAATTGTTTAAGgatgcacatgcttttgttaaaaagTGTGACAGAAGCCAAAGAACCGGAATAATcacgaagaagcacgagatgcctcTACAGAATATTCTGGTAGTGGagctttttgatgtttgggggattgaTTTCATGGAACCGTTCCCATTCTCTAATGGTCACAGGTACATCTTGGTGGCAGTCGACTATGtttctaagtgggtggaggccattgctcttcccaCTAATGATGTAAAGGTTGTGGTAAACTTTGTAAAGAAGCACATCTTCACATGCTTTGGAACTCCTAGAGTGTTGATAAGCGGTGGAGGAACTCACTTCTGCAACAAATTGCTGAATAATGTACTTGCAAAATATGGAGTTAAGCACAAGGTTTCCACTACCTATCACCCCCAGACGAGCGGTCAAGTGGAAGTTTCAAACAGAGAGGTAAAGCAGATTCTGGAGAAAACAGTAAGTGGAAATAGAAAGGACTGGGTCGGGAAGCTAGACGATGcattatgggcatatcgaactgcatacaagactcccATAGGTACGTCTCCATATAAATTAGTTTATGGGAAGGCGTGTCACTTGCCCGTCGAGCTTGAACACAAAGCCTACTAGGCAATTAAAAAGATGATCATGGATATGGACTTAACTGGTGAGAAGAGGTTGCTGCAACTCaacgagcttgatgagtttcgATTGCATGAATATGAAAATGTCAAATTATATAAAGAAAAGTCTAACAGGTGGCATAACAAGCACATCCAACCTCGAGAGTTTGAGTCGGGTCAGgaagttctcttgtttaattcgaGGTTGAAGCTTTTCCCCGGAGAGCTAAAGTCCCGTTGGGCAGGTCCTTTTGTTGTGGTAAGTGTGAGGCCTCATGGAGCTGTGGAAATGCATGATACGAACTCAAGTGGTACCTTCTTGGTAAATGGCTAGAGGATAAAACATTATTGGGGTGGTGACA comes from the Nicotiana sylvestris chromosome 4, ASM39365v2, whole genome shotgun sequence genome and includes:
- the LOC138889445 gene encoding uncharacterized protein; this translates as MKFETVALTEECTSRVQNKLPQKLKDPGSFTIPIRIGNIDVGRALCNLGESINLIPLSLFKQLDLGAPRPTTVMLQLADRSITHPEGVIEDVLLQIGKFIFPADFIILDYEADELVPIILGRPLLATGDAILKEREGKMILRVDDEETVFNVYKAIQLPCHYE